A region from the Paraburkholderia youngii genome encodes:
- a CDS encoding isochorismatase family protein, which translates to MNYDPADTAVVFTDPQNDVLSPNGKNWGVLGASVTENKTVENMLSIFRAAKAGKFSVFISPHYFYPTDTRWQFNGPLETGEFQTGTFARTGALNLSGFQKSGADWLEEFKPFIDDGETIVVSPHKVFGPQTNDLTLQLRKRNVQKVVLGGMLANMCVEAHLRDLIEQGFEVTVVADATAGPRHPTWGDGYKAALVNYAFLAHAVVTTQDVVKAMTQG; encoded by the coding sequence ATGAACTACGATCCAGCCGATACTGCCGTAGTATTCACTGATCCCCAGAACGACGTACTCAGCCCGAACGGGAAGAACTGGGGCGTTCTTGGCGCAAGCGTGACTGAAAATAAGACTGTCGAAAATATGCTGTCAATCTTCAGGGCAGCGAAAGCCGGGAAGTTCAGTGTTTTCATCTCCCCGCACTATTTTTACCCAACCGACACTCGGTGGCAATTCAATGGGCCGCTTGAGACGGGTGAGTTTCAAACGGGAACGTTCGCGCGAACGGGCGCGCTGAACCTGAGCGGGTTCCAGAAGTCGGGGGCTGACTGGCTGGAGGAATTCAAGCCATTCATTGACGATGGCGAAACTATCGTTGTGAGCCCACATAAGGTTTTCGGTCCACAGACCAACGATCTAACGCTGCAACTTCGCAAGCGCAATGTGCAGAAAGTCGTGCTTGGCGGCATGCTAGCTAATATGTGTGTCGAAGCTCATCTACGCGATCTGATCGAGCAAGGTTTCGAAGTGACCGTCGTCGCCGACGCCACGGCGGGGCCGCGCCATCCGACGTGGGGCGACGGCTATAAGGCAGCACTTGTGAACTACGCGTTTCTCGCACACGCTGTGGTCACGACTCAGGACGTCGTGAAAGCCATGACGCAAGGGTAG
- a CDS encoding MFS transporter, translating to MLAEQAVVKKVAWRLMPLLIVMFLIAFIDRQNVGFAKLQMVHALGMSEASYGLGASLFFIGYLLFEVPSTLALHRFGARLWLARIMATWGAITVAMAFTHSTGLFYVFRFALGVAEAGFYPGVIFYLTLWFPQSHRTRMLGFFTLGSALANMLGSLAGGLLLSLDGNLGLAGWQWVFVATGIPAVLVALVALRFLPESVERAPFLSNEEKALMIAALRREAPAQAAAGHPWRALVDKRVLMFACGYMLMSTSLYGVTYWLPTLLKSGGVSHSSLNGLLNMIPWMLSALLLLWLPAKLKREGVVLRAMAMVAGVGVIGFALSLVLPGLPLQFAALVLGGACIPLLYPCFWSLPPRYFTGARAAASIAAINSIGNLGGFFAQNLMPYIGKVAGNASAPMLVPVVCLTLLGLGMSIASARTKAGERVRIAARQ from the coding sequence ATGCTTGCCGAGCAGGCTGTCGTGAAAAAGGTCGCCTGGCGGCTCATGCCGCTGTTGATCGTGATGTTCCTGATCGCCTTTATCGACCGGCAGAACGTCGGCTTTGCCAAGCTGCAGATGGTGCATGCGCTGGGAATGTCGGAAGCGTCATATGGTCTGGGCGCGTCGCTCTTCTTTATCGGCTACCTGCTGTTCGAGGTGCCGAGCACGCTTGCGCTGCATCGTTTCGGCGCTCGCCTTTGGCTCGCGCGCATCATGGCGACCTGGGGCGCCATTACCGTGGCGATGGCATTCACACATTCAACGGGACTCTTCTATGTGTTCCGGTTCGCACTGGGTGTCGCCGAAGCTGGCTTCTATCCGGGCGTGATCTTCTATTTGACGCTCTGGTTTCCGCAGAGTCATCGCACACGCATGCTCGGCTTCTTCACGCTCGGCAGCGCGCTCGCCAACATGCTCGGCTCGCTCGCGGGTGGCTTGCTATTGTCGCTGGACGGCAATCTGGGTCTCGCTGGCTGGCAATGGGTGTTCGTGGCAACCGGGATACCTGCTGTCCTCGTCGCACTCGTTGCGTTGCGCTTTCTGCCTGAGTCCGTCGAACGCGCCCCGTTCCTGTCGAACGAAGAAAAGGCCCTGATGATCGCGGCGCTGCGGCGCGAGGCGCCGGCGCAAGCGGCCGCCGGGCATCCGTGGCGGGCGCTCGTCGACAAACGCGTGCTGATGTTCGCGTGCGGCTACATGCTGATGTCCACCTCGCTCTACGGCGTGACGTACTGGTTGCCCACGCTGCTGAAAAGCGGCGGCGTCTCGCATTCGTCGCTCAATGGCCTGCTCAACATGATTCCGTGGATGCTCTCCGCGCTGCTTCTGCTGTGGCTGCCCGCGAAGCTGAAACGCGAGGGTGTGGTGCTCAGGGCGATGGCGATGGTTGCGGGCGTCGGCGTGATCGGCTTCGCGCTCAGTCTCGTGCTGCCGGGTCTGCCGCTGCAATTTGCCGCGCTCGTGCTGGGCGGCGCATGCATTCCCCTGCTCTATCCATGCTTCTGGTCGCTGCCCCCGCGATACTTCACGGGCGCCCGCGCTGCAGCCAGCATCGCGGCGATCAATTCGATTGGCAATCTCGGAGGCTTCTTCGCGCAGAACCTTATGCCTTACATAGGAAAGGTCGCGGGCAACGCAAGCGCTCCGATGCTGGTGCCCGTCGTCTGCCTGACGTTGCTCGGCCTGGGCATGTCGATCGCGTCGGCGCGAACCAAAGCGGGCGAGCGCGTGCGGATAGCGGCGCGGCAGTAA
- a CDS encoding GntR family transcriptional regulator, with the protein MPADDRLPRYQRLRDEMVALIAARHWRPGEAIPTEQALAKSYDVAVGTVRKAVDLLVAEGLLERFQGRGTFVRRASFDSSLFRFFRFQTRQGERRIPESRILRREVVDAPSAVAAILQISSSARVIQMTRLRLIDGVPMLAEEIWLPYVRFAAFAQMDLNEVGDLLYPVYEAQCNQVVASATETLTVEAIGPLHARLLRIEPGTPAVVIERLAYGYDRQPLEWRRSRGPASEFIYQAEIR; encoded by the coding sequence ATGCCTGCCGATGACCGGTTGCCCCGTTACCAGCGTTTGCGCGACGAAATGGTCGCTCTGATTGCGGCCCGCCATTGGCGGCCGGGTGAAGCGATCCCTACCGAGCAGGCGCTCGCCAAAAGCTACGACGTGGCGGTCGGGACGGTCCGCAAGGCCGTCGATCTACTCGTCGCGGAAGGCCTGCTGGAACGCTTTCAGGGCAGAGGGACGTTCGTGCGCCGCGCGAGCTTCGACAGCTCCCTGTTTCGTTTCTTCCGTTTCCAGACACGGCAAGGCGAACGACGCATTCCAGAGAGCCGCATCTTGCGACGCGAGGTCGTCGATGCGCCGTCGGCTGTCGCCGCGATCTTGCAGATTTCGAGTAGCGCGCGCGTGATCCAGATGACTCGCCTGCGGCTGATCGACGGCGTGCCGATGCTCGCTGAAGAGATCTGGCTGCCCTATGTCCGTTTTGCGGCGTTTGCGCAGATGGACCTGAATGAAGTCGGTGACCTGCTGTATCCCGTGTACGAGGCGCAATGCAATCAGGTCGTGGCGTCCGCCACGGAAACACTGACCGTCGAAGCCATCGGCCCGTTGCATGCTCGACTATTGCGCATCGAGCCGGGTACGCCCGCCGTCGTCATCGAGCGTCTTGCATACGGCTACGACAGACAGCCGCTCGAATGGCGCCGCTCACGCGGGCCTGCCAGCGAATTCATCTATCAGGCCGAGATCCGCTAG
- a CDS encoding MFS transporter has protein sequence MFKWFSQISGNERRTFWACFGGWALDSLDVQMFSLVIPAIIAEWSISRTQAGLVSGVTLVASALGGWIAGMMSDRLGRVKTLQWTVACFSVFTFLCAFAQNYPQFLVLKTLQGFGFGGEWAAGAVLMAETIRNEHRGKAMGSVQSAWAVGWGAAVLLYALMFSLLPADTAWRVMFGVGIVPALLILYVRRGVQEPAAPARATRDARARQQPTPGLVVGIFSPQVLRMTLIGALLGVGAHGGYYALMTWLPTFLKSERHLSVLSTGGYLAVVIVAFFCGCLVSAQLLDRIGRRKTILTFAICCVITVIAYLFLPLGNTAMLFLGFPLGFFAAGIPASMGALFNELYPRGMRGTGVGFCYNFGRVVSAGFPVLVGHMSATMSLGTAIGIDAGLAYSIVVLSVLMLPETRGRTLGEATLEPEHTGALSHAQRH, from the coding sequence ATGTTCAAGTGGTTCAGCCAGATTTCAGGCAATGAACGCCGGACGTTCTGGGCGTGCTTCGGCGGATGGGCGCTTGATTCGCTCGATGTGCAGATGTTCAGCCTCGTGATTCCGGCGATCATCGCCGAGTGGTCGATCAGCCGCACGCAAGCGGGGCTCGTCAGCGGCGTAACGCTGGTGGCGTCGGCGCTGGGTGGTTGGATCGCGGGCATGATGTCGGACCGGCTGGGGCGCGTAAAGACGCTGCAATGGACGGTCGCGTGTTTTTCCGTGTTCACGTTCCTGTGCGCGTTCGCGCAGAACTATCCACAGTTCCTCGTGCTGAAGACACTGCAGGGGTTCGGCTTTGGCGGAGAATGGGCGGCGGGCGCCGTGCTGATGGCCGAGACCATCCGCAATGAGCATCGCGGCAAAGCGATGGGCAGCGTGCAGAGCGCATGGGCAGTCGGCTGGGGCGCAGCGGTGCTGCTGTATGCGCTGATGTTCTCGCTGCTGCCTGCGGATACTGCGTGGCGCGTGATGTTCGGGGTTGGCATCGTTCCGGCGCTTCTGATTCTGTACGTCCGACGCGGCGTGCAGGAGCCTGCCGCGCCGGCCCGCGCAACGCGCGATGCGCGGGCGCGTCAGCAGCCGACGCCTGGCCTTGTCGTCGGCATCTTTTCTCCGCAAGTGCTGCGCATGACGCTGATCGGCGCACTGCTCGGCGTTGGTGCGCATGGCGGCTACTACGCGCTGATGACCTGGCTACCGACGTTTCTGAAAAGCGAGCGCCATCTGTCGGTCTTGAGTACGGGCGGCTACCTCGCCGTCGTGATCGTCGCGTTCTTTTGCGGGTGCCTCGTGAGTGCGCAGTTGCTGGATCGCATCGGACGCCGCAAGACCATACTCACGTTTGCGATCTGCTGTGTGATAACGGTGATCGCCTATCTGTTTCTACCGCTCGGCAATACCGCGATGCTGTTCCTCGGTTTTCCGCTAGGCTTTTTTGCAGCGGGCATTCCGGCAAGCATGGGCGCGCTATTCAATGAGCTGTATCCGCGCGGGATGCGTGGCACTGGCGTCGGGTTTTGCTACAACTTCGGTCGCGTCGTGTCGGCGGGATTTCCGGTGCTCGTCGGGCACATGTCCGCGACCATGTCGCTTGGAACGGCGATCGGCATCGATGCGGGACTCGCGTACTCAATTGTCGTGCTGTCCGTGCTGATGTTGCCCGAGACACGCGGCCGCACGCTGGGCGAAGCCACGCTCGAGCCCGAACACACAGGCGCGCTTTCTCACGCGCAAAGGCATTGA
- a CDS encoding amidohydrolase family protein translates to MMEKSRIEASHRQAVYRPAHIASVDTHAHVFERGLPLAQKRRYVPDYDATLDAYLAQLDTHGVSHGVLVQPSFLGTDCSYMLDALRRAPQRLRGVAVIERDCRIDTLTEMANAGIAGIRLNLIGHADQPLDRWVSAQTLAHVRDLKWHVEVHAEAARLQGVVEPLLDAGMNVVVDHFGRPDPDIGVKDVGFRRLLRLADTRRVWVKISAAYRNRRQLRPDDHDAHEAFHFLKAAFGVHRLMWGSDWPHTQFEADEDFTHALELLRALLPVEEERSVVLADTPARLYRFDIA, encoded by the coding sequence GTGATGGAGAAGTCGAGGATAGAGGCGAGCCACCGGCAGGCTGTGTATCGTCCGGCCCACATTGCATCTGTCGATACTCATGCTCATGTATTCGAGCGCGGCTTGCCGCTCGCCCAAAAGCGTCGCTACGTGCCCGACTACGACGCCACGCTCGACGCATACCTTGCCCAACTGGACACGCACGGCGTATCACACGGCGTGCTTGTGCAGCCCAGCTTTCTCGGCACCGATTGCAGCTATATGCTCGATGCGTTGCGCCGCGCGCCGCAGCGGCTACGCGGTGTCGCGGTGATCGAGCGTGATTGTCGGATCGACACACTGACGGAGATGGCGAATGCGGGCATTGCAGGGATTCGGCTGAACCTGATCGGACATGCCGATCAGCCGCTCGACAGATGGGTGAGCGCGCAAACGCTCGCCCATGTCCGCGATCTGAAATGGCATGTCGAAGTGCATGCGGAAGCTGCGCGGCTGCAGGGCGTCGTCGAGCCGCTTCTGGACGCTGGCATGAATGTCGTCGTCGATCACTTCGGCAGGCCCGATCCGGATATCGGTGTAAAAGACGTAGGCTTTCGCCGTCTTCTTCGACTGGCTGATACGCGGCGTGTGTGGGTGAAGATATCGGCCGCGTACCGGAATCGACGGCAGCTTCGCCCGGATGACCATGATGCGCATGAGGCATTTCATTTTCTGAAAGCGGCCTTTGGCGTGCATCGCCTCATGTGGGGCAGCGACTGGCCCCATACGCAGTTTGAAGCAGACGAGGATTTCACTCACGCGCTCGAACTTCTGCGCGCGCTGCTCCCGGTTGAAGAAGAGCGCAGCGTTGTCCTGGCAGACACGCCAGCAAGACTTTACAGGTTCGACATTGCGTGA
- a CDS encoding LysR family transcriptional regulator codes for MIRLDDVQIFVHTVDYGSFSEAARQLNIAPAHASASVQRLEKALDTRLFTRSTRSMQLSDAGERYLPHARVMIGALEQGEQALANSRGALTGPLRLSAPSDFGRNLLVPWLDEFQHVHPGLSLHLKMSDRAADLTRQPLDAVVRYGALPDSSLLAMRLVDNNRRALCAAPSYLERHGAPAKVEDLRRHNCLRYVWSEQIHERWRFTLPGGERTVAVTGNRISDDADVVRRWAIAGEGLVYKSRLDLIDDLKAGRLVELFPPEYCEPAPLHLICAHRAQLSPAINALHAFLRERCAALLASYPLRGHSGCARDLNGRLQGATDV; via the coding sequence ATGATTCGACTCGATGACGTTCAGATCTTCGTGCACACGGTGGACTACGGCAGCTTCTCGGAGGCGGCGCGCCAGTTGAATATCGCGCCCGCACATGCGAGTGCGTCAGTGCAGCGGCTCGAAAAGGCGCTGGACACGCGCCTGTTCACCCGTTCGACGCGGAGCATGCAACTGTCGGACGCCGGGGAGCGATACCTGCCGCATGCGCGGGTCATGATTGGTGCGCTGGAGCAAGGCGAGCAGGCCCTGGCAAACAGCCGGGGGGCGCTGACCGGGCCGCTGCGGCTGTCCGCTCCATCCGACTTTGGTCGAAACCTGCTGGTGCCGTGGCTGGATGAATTTCAGCACGTGCACCCTGGACTGTCGCTGCACCTGAAAATGAGCGACAGGGCGGCCGACCTGACCCGCCAGCCGCTGGATGCCGTCGTGCGCTACGGAGCGCTACCTGATTCGTCTCTTCTGGCGATGAGGCTGGTCGACAACAACCGACGGGCATTGTGTGCCGCGCCGTCATACCTCGAACGGCATGGCGCACCGGCCAAAGTTGAGGACCTGCGGCGACACAACTGCCTTCGGTATGTCTGGAGCGAGCAGATACATGAACGCTGGCGCTTCACGCTGCCCGGGGGCGAGCGCACCGTGGCAGTCACGGGTAATCGCATCAGCGACGATGCCGATGTCGTCCGTCGCTGGGCGATAGCCGGGGAAGGACTTGTCTATAAGTCGCGGCTGGACCTCATTGACGATCTAAAGGCAGGTCGACTGGTGGAGTTATTTCCCCCGGAGTATTGCGAGCCTGCCCCGCTGCACCTGATTTGTGCTCACCGTGCGCAACTGTCGCCGGCGATTAACGCGTTGCATGCTTTCTTGCGGGAGCGATGTGCTGCATTGCTCGCCAGCTATCCATTGAGGGGGCACTCAGGCTGTGCTCGCGATTTAAATGGCCGCCTCCAGGGCGCAACGGACGTCTGA
- a CDS encoding zinc-binding alcohol dehydrogenase family protein: MRAIGFYQNHPISHPQALQDIELPTPELRDHDLLVEVKAVSVNPVDTKIRRGGDIPEGGARIAGWDAAGIVRATGPLATRFKPGDRVWYAGDIKRPGCNSELHAVDERIVGPMPTSLDFAEAASLPLTAITAWELLFDRLRVQAADPTDNNVLLVIGAAGGVGSILTQLARELTGMTVIGTASRPETREWVLAHGAHYVLDHHQPWAAQLAALGIEHVTHVAGLNNSAAYVPQIAAVLRPEGQFALIDDPVGLDIGPFKGKSISIHWELMFTRAMFTTDTLARQQALLRRAAHLVDLGRLKHTLTRRIDGINAAGLIEAHELVEAGNMIGKVVVSNH; the protein is encoded by the coding sequence ATGAGAGCCATCGGCTTCTATCAGAACCATCCCATCAGCCATCCGCAGGCGCTGCAGGACATCGAGTTGCCGACGCCGGAACTGCGCGACCACGATCTGCTGGTGGAAGTGAAAGCGGTATCGGTCAACCCGGTCGATACCAAAATACGGCGCGGTGGAGATATTCCGGAAGGCGGTGCGCGCATCGCCGGCTGGGACGCGGCGGGAATCGTCCGCGCGACCGGTCCGCTGGCCACCCGCTTCAAGCCAGGCGACCGTGTCTGGTATGCGGGTGACATCAAGCGGCCCGGCTGCAACAGCGAACTGCACGCCGTGGACGAACGCATCGTCGGACCCATGCCGACATCACTGGATTTCGCAGAAGCCGCTTCGTTGCCGCTGACCGCGATCACCGCGTGGGAACTGCTGTTCGACCGTCTGCGTGTTCAGGCAGCGGATCCGACCGACAACAACGTGCTGCTCGTCATCGGAGCGGCGGGCGGCGTCGGCTCGATTCTGACCCAACTGGCGCGCGAGTTGACCGGCATGACTGTCATCGGCACGGCCTCGCGGCCGGAAACCCGCGAGTGGGTGCTGGCTCATGGGGCGCATTACGTCCTCGATCACCATCAGCCCTGGGCAGCCCAGCTGGCCGCGCTCGGTATCGAGCACGTCACCCATGTTGCCGGGTTGAACAACAGCGCTGCCTACGTACCTCAGATCGCCGCCGTGCTGCGCCCGGAAGGCCAGTTCGCCCTCATCGACGACCCGGTGGGTCTGGACATCGGTCCGTTCAAGGGGAAATCCATCTCGATTCACTGGGAGCTGATGTTCACCCGTGCGATGTTCACCACCGACACCCTCGCACGGCAACAAGCGTTGCTGCGCCGCGCGGCGCATCTGGTCGATCTGGGCCGCCTCAAGCACACGCTGACCCGCCGCATTGACGGCATCAACGCCGCAGGTCTGATCGAGGCGCATGAGCTGGTCGAGGCGGGCAACATGATCGGCAAGGTCGTCGTCTCCAACCACTGA
- a CDS encoding GlcG/HbpS family heme-binding protein, with protein MTSQIISTATISLEAAQALLAEARRACAARGFAATIAITDAGGHLRAFERADTAPFLTVDVAIDKAWTAASFGMATHQWNQYMAEPAVAPLAHHPRLTPVGGGVPIFHEERLVGGIGISGGASLQDHEAAEEALRNAGFLQ; from the coding sequence ATGACATCGCAAATCATCAGCACGGCAACGATCAGCCTGGAAGCCGCCCAAGCACTGCTGGCAGAGGCGCGCCGCGCCTGCGCGGCGCGCGGATTCGCCGCGACAATCGCTATTACAGATGCGGGAGGCCACCTGCGCGCCTTCGAGCGCGCGGATACCGCCCCGTTCCTCACCGTTGACGTCGCCATCGACAAGGCATGGACCGCCGCGTCGTTCGGCATGGCCACGCACCAATGGAATCAGTACATGGCCGAGCCCGCCGTTGCCCCGCTGGCACACCATCCGCGGCTGACGCCGGTCGGCGGTGGCGTACCGATCTTCCACGAAGAGCGTCTGGTTGGGGGCATCGGTATTTCTGGCGGAGCATCCCTTCAAGATCATGAGGCCGCTGAGGAAGCACTGCGTAACGCAGGATTTCTGCAATAA
- a CDS encoding LysR family transcriptional regulator — translation MALVDTFSGVVIFVTAAKSRSFTDAAEQLGLTKSAVGKAIAKLEDRLGAQLFHRTTRSISLTADGEAYFAACTSALDEISTAETAIGPGHQQPVGRLRIDMPAAFGRRILVPILLDIGRKYPDLLFTMTFSDYLIDPIEEGVDLVIRFGELQSSSGLIARRLTRQRMVIAASPDYLSQRGTPRSLAELQHHACIVGYRRGQPLSWRVHIDGQTQRISPPGTHQISDGDSIVGAAVAGMGVCQMPMSLVRPHLESGALVSVLDEISNELIDVHAVWPKVAHLRPKVRHVVDTLVELAGQGRLD, via the coding sequence ATGGCGCTGGTTGATACATTCAGCGGGGTCGTCATTTTCGTCACCGCCGCAAAATCTCGCAGCTTCACTGATGCTGCCGAGCAACTTGGGTTGACCAAATCAGCGGTCGGGAAGGCCATTGCTAAGCTGGAAGACCGCCTTGGCGCGCAGCTATTCCATCGGACCACCCGAAGCATTTCACTCACGGCGGACGGCGAAGCCTATTTCGCTGCCTGCACATCGGCACTCGACGAAATCTCAACGGCGGAAACTGCAATCGGCCCAGGCCATCAGCAGCCAGTAGGTCGATTGCGGATTGATATGCCCGCTGCCTTCGGGCGGCGCATTCTTGTGCCAATCCTGCTGGACATCGGTCGCAAGTATCCCGACTTGCTATTCACGATGACCTTCTCGGACTATCTGATTGACCCGATAGAAGAAGGCGTTGACCTTGTAATCCGCTTTGGCGAACTTCAAAGTTCGAGTGGTCTGATAGCACGACGACTGACACGTCAACGGATGGTGATTGCAGCATCGCCTGACTATCTCTCGCAGCGTGGAACTCCCAGGAGTCTTGCAGAGCTGCAGCATCATGCGTGCATCGTCGGGTATCGGCGCGGTCAACCACTTTCATGGCGTGTGCATATTGACGGGCAAACGCAACGCATTTCGCCGCCTGGGACTCATCAAATTAGCGATGGAGACTCAATTGTGGGAGCTGCAGTCGCGGGCATGGGGGTGTGCCAGATGCCGATGTCCCTCGTAAGGCCACATCTCGAGTCAGGCGCATTGGTGTCAGTCCTCGACGAAATTTCAAATGAGCTTATAGACGTGCACGCAGTGTGGCCGAAGGTGGCTCATTTGCGACCCAAGGTGCGCCATGTGGTCGACACTTTGGTAGAACTTGCAGGTCAAGGACGATTGGACTGA
- the iolG gene encoding inositol 2-dehydrogenase gives MLRIAVLGAGRIGKIHAANVAADRRMKPVAVADPNEEAVRALAADLDCDASVDCKAVVDREDVDAIIVGTPTDTHIDLTLQAVRLGKPVLCEKPIDLDIDRALAAVEEIERLSGRVMLAFNRRFDPDALRLKQAIEDGEVGDVRQVVITSRDPGLAPREYLRHSGGIFRDMTIHDFDTARWLLGEEPVEVMAMGSRLVDPGLEELPDYDSVMVLLRTASGKQCHINGSRQAVYGFDQRVEVFGSKGMVLNENHRPSSLRRWTSDRTEAREPLLNFFLERHADSYKVELDRFLTALETDAPMPATPRDGIRALRIANCALEAATKGCAVRI, from the coding sequence ATGTTGCGTATCGCCGTTCTCGGCGCTGGGCGCATTGGTAAGATTCATGCGGCTAACGTTGCGGCTGACCGCCGGATGAAACCTGTTGCTGTAGCCGACCCCAACGAGGAAGCGGTCCGGGCGCTTGCCGCGGACCTTGATTGCGACGCGTCCGTCGATTGCAAGGCGGTCGTCGACCGCGAAGACGTCGATGCCATTATTGTCGGCACGCCGACTGATACCCATATCGACCTGACATTGCAGGCAGTTCGGCTGGGTAAGCCGGTTCTCTGCGAGAAGCCCATCGACCTGGACATCGACCGCGCGCTCGCTGCGGTGGAAGAAATCGAGCGGCTCAGCGGGCGAGTCATGCTGGCTTTCAACCGGCGCTTCGACCCCGACGCATTGCGCCTCAAGCAGGCTATAGAAGACGGAGAAGTGGGCGACGTGCGGCAGGTTGTCATTACGAGCCGTGACCCAGGCCTGGCACCGCGCGAGTATCTTCGACACTCGGGCGGAATCTTCCGAGACATGACGATTCATGATTTCGATACAGCCCGCTGGCTGCTCGGTGAGGAGCCAGTTGAAGTGATGGCGATGGGCAGCCGGCTTGTCGACCCAGGTCTGGAAGAGCTTCCCGATTACGACAGCGTGATGGTGTTGCTGCGCACAGCGTCAGGCAAGCAATGTCATATCAACGGGTCGCGCCAGGCGGTATATGGCTTTGACCAACGGGTCGAGGTCTTCGGTTCGAAGGGCATGGTGCTGAATGAAAATCATCGGCCTTCGAGCCTGCGCCGCTGGACGAGCGATAGGACGGAGGCGCGTGAGCCGCTGCTCAATTTCTTCCTCGAGCGACACGCGGACTCATACAAAGTGGAGCTCGACCGTTTTCTGACGGCGCTAGAAACCGATGCGCCCATGCCTGCGACGCCACGGGATGGGATTCGAGCACTGCGAATCGCGAACTGCGCGCTCGAAGCGGCCACCAAGGGCTGCGCCGTTAGGATTTAG
- a CDS encoding SDR family NAD(P)-dependent oxidoreductase, translated as METGLDGKIVLITGAAQGIGRATALGFAREGARLCLIDIDANALEETHSELRSLGAHVTIAQADLSTADGVKGGVDAALKSYGGEVDILVNNVGTGKVRTFEELSDEEWDFTMNLNFMSYVRTCRYLLPVLRTREKAVIINNASDLARQPEPVPIDYSASKAAVLALTKGLARAEAPRIRVNAVAPGPVWTPFWTKQGGFADTMGKFHGMAPKEAVEHELSLRQLPLNRLGQPDEVANVIVFLASDLASFVTSAVWGVDGGSIRSLI; from the coding sequence ATGGAAACAGGCCTCGACGGAAAGATTGTTCTTATCACGGGCGCCGCGCAAGGCATCGGTCGTGCGACGGCGTTGGGATTTGCGCGCGAAGGCGCGCGTCTCTGCCTCATCGATATCGACGCAAATGCGCTTGAGGAAACCCATTCGGAACTGCGTTCGCTCGGAGCGCACGTAACGATTGCACAAGCGGATTTGTCCACGGCTGACGGAGTCAAAGGCGGCGTTGATGCGGCGCTGAAGTCATATGGCGGCGAAGTGGACATCCTCGTCAACAACGTGGGGACCGGGAAAGTCCGCACGTTCGAAGAACTCTCGGACGAAGAATGGGACTTCACGATGAATCTGAACTTCATGAGCTACGTGCGGACGTGTCGCTATCTGTTGCCGGTGCTGCGTACTCGTGAAAAGGCGGTGATTATCAATAACGCGTCGGACCTGGCACGCCAGCCTGAACCTGTGCCGATTGACTATTCCGCATCGAAGGCGGCTGTCCTCGCTCTCACGAAAGGCCTCGCGCGAGCCGAAGCCCCCAGGATTCGTGTCAACGCCGTTGCGCCGGGCCCGGTCTGGACGCCGTTCTGGACGAAGCAAGGCGGATTTGCAGACACAATGGGCAAATTTCATGGAATGGCGCCGAAGGAAGCCGTCGAGCACGAACTGTCTCTGCGCCAGTTGCCGCTGAATCGACTGGGGCAACCCGACGAGGTGGCGAATGTGATTGTCTTCCTCGCCTCCGACCTCGCATCGTTCGTCACGTCGGCAGTCTGGGGCGTCGACGGCGGCAGCATTCGCAGTCTGATTTGA
- a CDS encoding YciI family protein gives MHFTVYCLDHPNMVERRLENYDAHKAYLQTAPVKTLISGPLTRSDGQTMIGSFFLYEADGIEEIVKFVDADPFNKAGIWNTVDIRPFIKRVDNR, from the coding sequence ATGCACTTCACTGTCTATTGCCTTGACCATCCGAACATGGTCGAGCGTCGCCTGGAAAACTACGACGCGCACAAGGCCTATCTGCAGACCGCACCTGTCAAGACGCTGATTTCCGGTCCACTGACGAGGTCCGACGGTCAGACGATGATTGGCAGCTTCTTTCTCTACGAAGCAGACGGCATCGAGGAAATCGTAAAGTTTGTCGACGCCGACCCGTTCAACAAGGCAGGGATCTGGAACACAGTCGACATCAGACCGTTCATCAAGCGGGTCGATAACCGCTAA